A part of Streptomyces sp. NBC_01235 genomic DNA contains:
- the argC gene encoding N-acetyl-gamma-glutamyl-phosphate reductase — MAVRAAVAGASGYAGGEALRLLLTHPEIEIGALTGNSNAGQKLGTLQPHLLPLAGRVLQETTPEVLAGHDVVFLALPHGQSAAVAEQLGPDVLVVDMGADFRLKDAADWERFYGSAHAGTWPYGLPELPGGRAALEGSKRIAVPGCYPTAVSLALFPAYAAGLAENEAVIVAASGTSGAGKAPKTHLLGSEVMGSMSPYGVGGGHRHTPEMIQNLSAAAGEPVTVSFTPTLAPMSRGILATCSAKAKPGVTAESVRAAYEKAFADEPFVHLLPEGQWPATASVHGSNAVQVQVVCDEAAGRIIAISAIDNLTKGTAGGALQSMNIALGLDETTGLSTIGVAP; from the coding sequence ATGGCGGTACGTGCGGCGGTGGCCGGAGCGAGCGGGTACGCGGGCGGAGAGGCGCTGCGCCTGCTCCTCACCCACCCCGAGATCGAGATCGGCGCCCTGACCGGCAATTCCAACGCGGGCCAGAAGCTGGGCACGCTCCAGCCGCACCTGCTGCCGCTGGCCGGCCGGGTGCTCCAGGAGACCACCCCCGAGGTCCTCGCCGGACACGACGTCGTCTTCCTCGCCCTCCCGCACGGCCAGTCCGCCGCCGTCGCCGAGCAGCTCGGCCCGGACGTCCTCGTCGTCGACATGGGCGCCGACTTCCGGCTGAAGGACGCGGCCGACTGGGAGCGGTTCTACGGCTCCGCGCACGCCGGGACCTGGCCCTACGGCCTCCCCGAACTGCCGGGCGGCCGCGCCGCGCTGGAGGGGTCCAAGCGCATCGCGGTCCCCGGCTGCTACCCCACGGCCGTCTCGCTGGCCCTGTTCCCCGCGTACGCCGCCGGACTCGCCGAGAACGAGGCCGTGATCGTCGCCGCCTCCGGCACCTCCGGCGCCGGCAAGGCGCCCAAGACGCACCTGCTGGGCTCGGAGGTCATGGGCTCCATGTCCCCGTACGGCGTGGGCGGCGGCCACCGGCACACCCCCGAGATGATCCAGAACCTCAGCGCGGCGGCAGGGGAGCCGGTCACCGTCTCCTTCACGCCGACCCTCGCGCCGATGTCCCGCGGCATCCTCGCCACGTGCAGCGCCAAGGCGAAGCCCGGTGTCACCGCCGAGTCCGTCCGCGCCGCCTACGAGAAGGCCTTCGCCGACGAGCCCTTCGTCCACCTGCTGCCGGAGGGCCAGTGGCCCGCCACGGCGTCCGTCCACGGTTCCAACGCCGTTCAGGTGCAGGTCGTTTGCGACGAGGCCGCGGGCCGCATCATCGCGATCAGCGCCATCGACAACCTGACCAAGGGCACCGCGGGCGGCGCCCTCCAGAGCATGAACATCGCCCTCGGACTCGACGAGACCACCGGGCTTTCCACGATCGGAGTCGCACCGTGA
- a CDS encoding alpha-L-arabinofuranosidase C-terminal domain-containing protein: MSRSTTRTRWRIGLTATALLAATVLVPAPAHAEAVTDYAITVDPTAKGAKIDDTMYGVFFEDINRAADGGLYAELVQNRSFEYSTVDNRSYTPLTSWTVDGTAQVLDDSGRLGDRNRNYLSLGAGSSVTNAGYNTGVRVEQGKKYDFSVWARAGSGATLTVSLQDADGALATARTVAVKAGGWTKYKATFTATRTSSNGRLGVASSAATALDMVSLFPRDTYRSEPNGLRKDLAQKVAALHPGFVRFPGGCLVNTGSMQDYSEASGYQRARSYQWKDTIGPVEERATNSNFWGYNQSYGLGYYEYFRFAEDIGAMPLPVVPALVTGCGQNKAVVDDALLQRHIQDTLDLIEFANGPVTSTWGKKRAQMGHPRPFHLTHLEVGNEENLPLEFFARFKQFRAAIEAKYPDVTVISNSGPDDAGSTFDTAWQLNKDAKVDMVDEHYYNSPQWFLQNNSRYDSYDRSGPKVFLGEYASQGNAFKNGLSEAAFMTGLERNADVVELASYAPLFANEDYVQWRPDLVWFNNHASWNSANYEVQKLFMTNVGDRVVPSTATGTPSLQGPITGAVGLSTWATGAAYDDVKVTDADGSPLLSDDFSGDATKWTHTGGGSWSLQDGQYVQTDTAAENTMVSAGDPNWHDYDLHVKATKKSGKEGFLVAFGVKDTGNYYWWNLGGWNNTQSAVEQAVDGGKSTLISKAGSVETGRAYDVDVHVRGRQVTLYLDGQEWGSFTDDKPAEPFRQVATLDKKTGDLIVKVVNAQSTEARTAIDLGGAKVASRAKVTTLAAAPDAVNTETATPVAPVTSTFTGVAGKFTYTFPANSITFLRIEQR; the protein is encoded by the coding sequence ATGTCACGCAGCACCACCCGCACCCGTTGGAGAATCGGTCTCACCGCGACCGCCCTCCTGGCGGCCACCGTCCTCGTCCCCGCACCCGCGCACGCCGAGGCCGTGACCGACTACGCCATCACCGTCGACCCCACCGCCAAGGGCGCGAAGATCGACGACACGATGTACGGCGTCTTCTTCGAGGACATCAACCGGGCGGCCGACGGCGGCCTGTACGCCGAGCTCGTGCAGAACCGATCCTTCGAGTACTCCACCGTCGACAACCGGTCGTACACCCCGCTGACCTCCTGGACGGTCGACGGCACGGCGCAGGTCCTGGACGACTCGGGCCGCCTGGGCGACCGCAACCGCAACTACCTCTCCCTGGGCGCCGGTTCGTCCGTGACCAACGCCGGCTACAACACCGGTGTCCGGGTCGAGCAGGGCAAGAAGTACGACTTCTCGGTGTGGGCCCGCGCCGGGAGCGGCGCCACCTTGACGGTCTCGCTGCAGGACGCCGACGGCGCCCTGGCCACCGCCCGTACGGTGGCCGTGAAGGCGGGCGGCTGGACGAAGTACAAGGCCACCTTCACCGCCACCCGGACCAGCAGCAACGGCCGTCTGGGCGTGGCCTCCTCGGCGGCGACCGCCCTCGACATGGTGTCCCTGTTCCCCCGTGACACCTACAGGAGCGAGCCCAACGGCCTGCGCAAGGACCTCGCCCAGAAGGTCGCCGCCCTGCACCCGGGCTTCGTGCGCTTCCCCGGCGGCTGCCTGGTCAACACCGGCTCCATGCAGGACTACAGCGAGGCCTCCGGCTATCAGCGTGCCCGCTCCTACCAGTGGAAGGACACCATCGGGCCCGTAGAGGAGCGCGCCACCAACTCCAACTTCTGGGGCTACAACCAGAGTTACGGCCTCGGCTACTACGAGTACTTCCGCTTCGCCGAGGACATCGGCGCGATGCCGCTGCCCGTGGTCCCCGCCCTGGTGACCGGCTGCGGCCAGAACAAGGCCGTGGTCGACGACGCACTGCTCCAGCGCCACATCCAGGACACCCTGGACCTCATCGAGTTCGCCAACGGCCCGGTCACCTCGACCTGGGGCAAGAAGCGCGCGCAGATGGGCCACCCCAGGCCCTTCCACCTCACCCACCTCGAGGTCGGCAACGAGGAGAACCTCCCGCTTGAGTTCTTCGCCCGCTTCAAGCAGTTCCGCGCCGCGATCGAGGCCAAGTACCCGGACGTCACCGTCATCTCCAACTCCGGCCCGGACGACGCCGGTTCGACCTTCGACACGGCCTGGCAGCTCAACAAGGACGCCAAGGTCGACATGGTCGACGAGCACTACTACAACAGCCCGCAGTGGTTCCTGCAGAACAACAGCCGCTACGACTCCTACGACCGCAGCGGCCCCAAGGTCTTCCTCGGCGAATACGCCTCCCAGGGCAACGCCTTCAAGAACGGCCTCTCCGAAGCCGCGTTCATGACCGGCCTGGAACGCAACGCGGACGTCGTCGAACTCGCCTCCTACGCCCCGCTGTTCGCCAACGAGGACTACGTCCAGTGGCGCCCGGACCTCGTGTGGTTCAACAACCACGCCTCCTGGAACTCGGCCAACTACGAGGTCCAGAAGCTGTTCATGACCAACGTCGGCGACCGCGTCGTGCCGTCGACCGCCACCGGGACACCGTCCCTCCAGGGCCCGATCACCGGCGCCGTCGGCCTGTCGACCTGGGCGACCGGCGCGGCGTACGACGACGTGAAGGTGACCGACGCGGACGGCTCCCCGCTGCTGAGCGACGACTTCTCCGGCGACGCCACGAAGTGGACGCACACCGGTGGCGGCAGCTGGTCGCTCCAGGACGGGCAGTACGTGCAGACCGACACCGCCGCCGAGAACACCATGGTCTCGGCCGGTGACCCGAACTGGCACGACTACGACCTGCATGTGAAGGCCACCAAGAAGTCCGGCAAGGAGGGCTTCCTCGTCGCCTTCGGCGTCAAGGACACCGGCAACTACTACTGGTGGAACCTGGGCGGCTGGAACAACACCCAGTCCGCCGTCGAACAGGCCGTGGACGGCGGCAAGTCGACGCTGATCTCCAAGGCGGGGAGCGTGGAGACGGGCCGCGCCTACGACGTCGACGTCCATGTGCGCGGCCGCCAGGTCACCCTCTACCTCGACGGCCAGGAGTGGGGCAGCTTCACCGACGACAAGCCGGCCGAGCCGTTCCGCCAGGTCGCCACCTTGGACAAGAAGACCGGCGACCTGATCGTGAAGGTCGTCAACGCCCAGTCCACGGAAGCCCGTACGGCGATCGACCTCGGCGGCGCCAAGGTCGCGTCCAGGGCGAAGGTGACCACGCTGGCCGCCGCGCCGGACGCGGTCAACACCGAGACCGCGACCCCGGTCGCGCCGGTGACCTCCACCTTCACCGGAGTCGCCGGCAAGTTCACCTACACCTTCCCGGCGAACTCGATCACCTTCCTGCGGATCGAACAGCGGTAG
- the argB gene encoding acetylglutamate kinase: MSTTRKHTALPKAQILIEALPWLTRHNGKTVVIKFGGNAMIDEDLKAAFAQDVVFLHHAGLKPVVVHGGGPQISAALDRHGIVSEFKAGLRVTTEDAMDVVRMVLAGQVQRELVGLLNQHGPLAVGLTGEDAHTITATRHQPEIDGELIDIGRVGEITAIDTGAIEALLADGRIPVVSSIARSQDDGHVYNVNADTAAAALAAALGAETLMVLTDVEGLYEDWPNSDEVISRLTASQLEKLLPELSSGMVPKMEGCLHAVRGGVNTARVIDGRVQHSILLEIFTDEGIGTMVVPDEPMGESS; encoded by the coding sequence ATGAGCACTACTCGCAAACACACCGCGCTCCCCAAGGCCCAGATCCTCATCGAGGCGCTGCCCTGGCTGACCCGGCACAACGGCAAGACGGTCGTCATCAAGTTCGGCGGCAACGCCATGATCGACGAGGATCTGAAGGCCGCGTTCGCGCAGGACGTCGTCTTCCTGCACCACGCCGGCCTCAAGCCCGTCGTCGTGCACGGCGGCGGCCCGCAGATCAGCGCCGCGCTCGACCGGCACGGCATCGTCAGCGAGTTCAAGGCCGGCCTGCGCGTCACCACCGAGGACGCCATGGACGTCGTACGGATGGTGCTCGCCGGGCAGGTCCAGCGCGAACTGGTCGGGCTGCTCAACCAGCACGGCCCGCTCGCGGTCGGGCTGACCGGCGAGGACGCGCACACCATCACCGCCACCCGGCACCAGCCCGAGATCGACGGCGAGTTGATCGACATCGGGCGGGTGGGCGAGATCACCGCGATCGACACGGGTGCCATCGAGGCACTGCTCGCCGACGGCCGCATCCCGGTCGTCTCCTCGATCGCCCGCAGCCAGGACGACGGACATGTCTACAACGTCAATGCTGATACGGCGGCTGCGGCACTCGCTGCTGCTCTGGGCGCCGAAACCCTCATGGTCCTCACGGACGTCGAGGGCCTCTACGAGGACTGGCCCAACTCCGACGAGGTGATCAGCCGCCTCACCGCTTCCCAACTGGAGAAGCTGCTGCCGGAGTTGAGCTCCGGCATGGTCCCGAAGATGGAGGGCTGCCTGCACGCCGTGCGAGGGGGCGTGAACACGGCCCGGGTCATCGACGGCCGGGTCCAGCACTCGATCCTGCTGGAGATCTTCACCGACGAGGGCATCGGCACGATGGTCGTGCCCGACGAGCCAATGGGGGAGTCGTCATGA
- a CDS encoding arginine repressor, producing MSQAQDHEQAGVNGPAVPQTRTARHRRIVDILNRQPVRSQSQLAKLLADDGLSVTQATLSRDLDELNAVKIRNNDGDLIYAVPSEGGFRTPRVPLGESAKEERMRRLSQELLISAEASANLVVLRTPPGAAQFLASAIDQAELHDILGTIAGDDTLLLISREPTGGQALADHLLRLAQNGH from the coding sequence ATGAGTCAGGCGCAGGACCATGAGCAGGCCGGGGTCAACGGGCCCGCCGTGCCGCAGACCCGCACCGCGCGTCACCGCCGGATCGTGGACATCCTCAACCGGCAACCGGTGCGGTCGCAGAGCCAGTTGGCGAAGCTGCTGGCCGACGACGGGCTGAGCGTCACCCAGGCGACGCTGTCGCGGGACCTGGACGAGCTGAACGCGGTGAAGATCCGCAACAACGACGGCGACCTGATCTACGCGGTGCCCAGTGAGGGGGGTTTCCGGACCCCTCGGGTGCCGCTGGGGGAGTCGGCGAAGGAGGAGCGGATGCGGCGGCTGTCGCAGGAGCTGCTGATCTCCGCGGAGGCTTCCGCCAACCTCGTGGTCCTGCGCACCCCGCCGGGGGCCGCGCAGTTCCTGGCCTCGGCGATCGACCAGGCCGAGCTGCACGACATCCTGGGGACCATCGCCGGTGACGACACGTTGCTGCTGATCAGCCGGGAGCCGACGGGTGGACAGGCGCTGGCGGACCATCTGCTGCGGCTGGCTCAGAACGGTCACTGA
- a CDS encoding FAD:protein FMN transferase — protein MGTVFSFDIRGGEAGAVRAALEEAIASLHRVNEVFSTYREDSQVSRLVRGELTVEECDPEVAEVLELGAEAERVSDGWFSMRYQGRLDPTGIVKGWAAERAARLVAAAGVSGVSVNGGGDVQLLGVPGPERPWRVGVSDPLRPGGLAAVVSAAGADELAVATSGTAERGAHIVDPRTGRSAVTDLVAVTVVSPRLTWADCWATAAFAMGSREALAWLESLPDVEALLITAGDEVRCTGGLARRLG, from the coding sequence ATGGGGACCGTCTTCTCCTTCGACATCCGCGGCGGGGAGGCCGGGGCGGTGCGGGCGGCGCTGGAGGAGGCGATCGCCTCGCTGCACCGGGTGAACGAGGTGTTCAGCACCTATCGCGAGGACAGCCAGGTCTCCCGGCTGGTGCGAGGCGAGCTGACCGTCGAGGAGTGCGATCCCGAGGTGGCCGAGGTGCTGGAGCTGGGCGCCGAGGCGGAGCGGGTGAGCGACGGCTGGTTCAGCATGCGCTACCAGGGCCGGCTCGACCCGACCGGCATCGTGAAGGGCTGGGCCGCCGAGCGCGCGGCCCGGCTGGTCGCGGCGGCGGGAGTGAGCGGAGTCAGCGTCAACGGCGGTGGGGACGTGCAGTTGCTGGGCGTGCCCGGGCCGGAGCGGCCGTGGCGGGTCGGGGTGTCCGATCCCCTGCGGCCGGGCGGGCTGGCGGCGGTGGTGTCGGCGGCCGGGGCGGACGAGCTGGCGGTGGCGACGTCCGGGACGGCGGAGCGGGGCGCGCATATCGTCGACCCGCGCACGGGCCGCTCCGCGGTGACGGATCTTGTGGCCGTCACGGTGGTCTCCCCCCGTCTGACCTGGGCGGACTGCTGGGCGACGGCCGCGTTCGCGATGGGCTCGCGGGAGGCGCTGGCATGGCTGGAGTCGCTGCCCGACGTGGAGGCACTGCTCATCACCGCGGGCGACGAGGTGCGGTGCACCGGCGGGTTGGCGAGACGGCTCGGCTGA
- a CDS encoding acetylornithine transaminase, translating into MSNQELTARWQTALMNNYGTPLLPLVRGAGSRVWDADGKEYLDFVGGIAVNALGHAHPAVVDAVSRQIGSLGHISNFFMAEPTVTLAERLLQHFGRDGRVFFCNSGAEANEAAFKIGRLTGRTHVVATEGAFHGRTMGALALTGQPGKRDPFLPLPGEVTHVPFGDAQALAAAVTEDTALVILEPVQGELGVVVPPVGYLKAARAITAATGALLVLDEVQTGIGRTGHWFEYQAHEGVLPDVVTLAKGLGGGLPLGATVAFGRAAELLQPGHHGTTFGGNPVACAAGLAVLDTIENEGLLENVKRQSEKLRDGIEGAGHPLIDYVRGAGLLLGIVLTEPLAPQVRAAAQEAGFLVNVPAPDVVRLMPPLNLGDDEVEAFLEALPGILDAANGDGSGE; encoded by the coding sequence ATGAGCAACCAGGAACTGACCGCGCGGTGGCAGACCGCGCTCATGAACAACTACGGCACCCCACTGCTGCCCCTGGTGCGCGGCGCGGGCAGCCGGGTCTGGGACGCCGACGGCAAGGAGTACCTCGACTTCGTCGGCGGCATCGCCGTCAACGCGCTCGGGCACGCCCACCCGGCCGTCGTCGACGCCGTGAGCCGGCAGATCGGCTCCCTCGGCCACATCTCCAACTTCTTCATGGCGGAGCCGACCGTCACGCTCGCCGAACGGCTGCTCCAGCACTTCGGCCGGGACGGCAGGGTCTTCTTCTGCAACTCGGGCGCCGAGGCCAACGAGGCCGCCTTCAAGATCGGCCGGCTGACCGGCCGGACGCACGTCGTCGCCACCGAGGGCGCCTTCCACGGCCGGACCATGGGAGCCCTCGCGCTCACCGGCCAGCCCGGCAAGCGGGACCCGTTCCTGCCGCTGCCCGGAGAGGTCACCCATGTGCCGTTCGGCGACGCCCAGGCGCTGGCCGCCGCGGTCACCGAGGACACGGCGCTCGTCATCCTCGAGCCCGTCCAGGGCGAGCTCGGCGTCGTCGTGCCGCCCGTCGGCTACCTCAAGGCCGCCCGCGCGATCACCGCCGCGACCGGCGCGCTGCTGGTCCTGGACGAGGTGCAGACCGGCATCGGCCGCACCGGGCACTGGTTCGAGTACCAGGCCCACGAGGGCGTCCTGCCCGACGTCGTGACGCTGGCCAAGGGCCTCGGCGGCGGGCTGCCGCTGGGCGCGACCGTCGCCTTCGGCCGGGCCGCCGAGCTGCTCCAGCCCGGCCACCACGGCACCACCTTCGGCGGCAACCCGGTCGCCTGCGCCGCCGGACTCGCCGTGCTCGACACCATCGAGAACGAGGGGTTGCTGGAGAACGTCAAACGGCAGAGCGAGAAGTTGCGGGACGGAATCGAGGGTGCGGGCCACCCGTTGATCGATTATGTCCGGGGAGCGGGCCTCCTCCTGGGTATCGTGCTCACCGAGCCCCTCGCGCCCCAGGTGCGCGCGGCGGCTCAGGAGGCCGGATTCCTGGTGAACGTGCCCGCCCCCGACGTCGTCCGGCTGATGCCGCCGCTGAACCTCGGCGACGACGAGGTGGAGGCGTTCCTCGAGGCGCTGCCCGGCATCCTCGACGCAGCCAACGGGGACGGATCCGGAGAATGA
- a CDS encoding YfhO family protein, whose amino-acid sequence MPRPTTEPRQAAALLAAVITVTAFCAADAVARSYPFGPRTRSVNDLGNQYVPFHAHLWDLLHGRADGGLLVNWQSGYGASFLPDLGTYLTSPFALLVAVFPRDGIDLAVYVITVLKVACAGAAMAWLLLRLGPGRWWAAGLLGTSYALCGWTVASAVYNLMWLDGLIALPLLCLVGERALTGRRPFLGVAVVAAAWIANFYTAYMATLAAGLVLLLRLYLSGLPRRQVLAAAGRAGTTVALGTGLAAPLVTVVYFGTTHASPGRFRDFTPVPTQDLLARLLPTTYSFGSPALYVGTTALLLALALPFHRAAPGRVRAAWTLLVAAMTLSMQWGPTQLFWHAFTPPQGSSYREAFVLCALLVIAAWTSLSYGPPDRRALCAAGALYAVIVGMASRSDLVRSVAWPVLLVAAVGALGGLALLGRTDGGRPMRPVRPVGNGRRTVPAVLAVVLLIGTQLGEATATSAVATRLRLGHMDDYAPWGDRQEQQAEAVAQADGWPRYRTDPGREQTVGNDPLLVGGQGAQYYSSHTSDVLFRTLTALGGGWTSGGRSLQSLDNAVTDVIFSVGARVHSPADPHQNWFPQDGSGVTVSRQDVPPLVTVRPPGTSAHTAVSAFGPSPYRNQELLLGARVYTVPRLTVRTPAGTAPERGKGDTPGVRLDALDRRTAEARPTITAECAAGSEVYLWAPHFAGTARLTGDSAGGPTGRFRSDPVSKIAAMEPLGTVPASGSVRIELSPDRPSTVPDGAVGCLDTARLRAATERLKATGATKVTVDDDTIRAEIPAGTLGTAVVAAPRIAGWRCAVDDDIAVPAGEYYGLIAVSLDGSATSVTCTFHPPGLRLGAVVGGMSLVAVIALGTYTAVRRRRATALTGPERIV is encoded by the coding sequence CTGCCCCGCCCGACGACCGAGCCGCGGCAGGCCGCCGCCCTGCTCGCGGCGGTGATCACCGTCACCGCCTTCTGCGCCGCCGACGCCGTCGCCCGCAGCTACCCCTTCGGCCCCCGCACCCGGAGCGTCAACGACCTGGGCAACCAGTACGTGCCGTTCCACGCCCACCTGTGGGACCTGCTGCACGGACGGGCCGACGGCGGGCTCCTCGTCAACTGGCAGTCCGGATACGGCGCCAGTTTCCTCCCCGACCTCGGCACCTATCTCACCAGCCCGTTCGCCCTGCTCGTGGCCGTGTTCCCGCGGGACGGGATCGACCTCGCGGTGTATGTGATCACCGTGCTGAAGGTGGCGTGCGCGGGCGCCGCCATGGCCTGGCTGCTGCTGCGCCTGGGCCCAGGGCGCTGGTGGGCGGCGGGACTGCTGGGAACGTCGTACGCCCTGTGCGGCTGGACCGTGGCGAGCGCCGTGTACAACCTCATGTGGCTCGACGGCCTCATCGCCCTGCCGCTGCTGTGCCTGGTCGGCGAAAGGGCGCTCACCGGACGGCGGCCGTTCCTCGGTGTGGCGGTCGTCGCGGCGGCCTGGATCGCCAACTTCTACACGGCGTACATGGCCACCCTCGCCGCCGGACTCGTCCTGCTGCTGCGGCTGTACCTGTCCGGTCTCCCGCGTCGGCAGGTCCTCGCCGCGGCGGGCCGCGCCGGTACGACCGTCGCCCTCGGTACGGGGCTGGCCGCACCGCTGGTGACGGTCGTGTACTTCGGCACCACCCACGCCTCGCCGGGCCGATTCAGGGACTTCACGCCGGTGCCGACACAGGACCTGCTGGCCCGCCTGCTGCCGACGACGTACAGCTTCGGATCGCCCGCCCTCTACGTGGGTACCACGGCGCTGCTGCTGGCCCTGGCCCTGCCCTTCCACCGGGCGGCTCCCGGGCGGGTGCGCGCCGCGTGGACGCTGCTGGTGGCCGCGATGACGCTGTCGATGCAGTGGGGCCCGACCCAGCTGTTCTGGCACGCCTTCACCCCGCCGCAGGGCAGTTCGTACCGCGAGGCCTTCGTGCTGTGCGCGCTGCTGGTGATCGCGGCGTGGACCTCGCTCTCGTACGGCCCGCCCGACCGGCGCGCGCTGTGCGCGGCGGGCGCGCTGTACGCGGTGATCGTCGGCATGGCGAGCCGGAGCGATCTGGTGCGCTCCGTCGCCTGGCCGGTGCTCCTGGTCGCCGCCGTGGGCGCGCTGGGCGGGCTGGCCCTGCTCGGCCGCACGGACGGCGGGCGTCCCATGCGGCCCGTGCGTCCCGTCGGCAACGGGCGCCGCACCGTGCCGGCCGTTCTCGCCGTGGTGCTGCTCATCGGTACGCAGCTCGGCGAGGCGACCGCCACCTCCGCCGTGGCCACCCGGCTGCGGCTCGGGCACATGGACGACTACGCGCCCTGGGGGGACCGGCAGGAGCAGCAGGCGGAGGCGGTCGCGCAGGCCGACGGCTGGCCTCGGTACCGCACCGACCCGGGCCGGGAGCAGACCGTGGGCAACGACCCGCTGCTGGTGGGCGGCCAGGGCGCCCAGTACTACAGCAGCCACACCTCCGACGTGCTGTTCCGCACGCTCACCGCCCTCGGGGGCGGCTGGACCTCGGGGGGCCGCAGCCTGCAGAGCCTGGACAACGCCGTCACCGACGTGATCTTCTCCGTCGGCGCCCGGGTGCACTCCCCGGCGGACCCGCACCAGAACTGGTTCCCGCAGGACGGCAGCGGCGTGACCGTGTCCCGCCAGGACGTGCCGCCCCTGGTCACGGTGCGACCGCCGGGCACCTCCGCGCACACGGCCGTCTCCGCCTTCGGGCCTTCGCCGTACCGCAACCAGGAGCTGCTGCTGGGCGCCCGTGTCTACACGGTGCCCCGCCTGACGGTGCGCACCCCCGCCGGGACGGCGCCCGAGCGCGGCAAGGGCGACACGCCGGGCGTGCGCCTCGATGCTCTCGACCGGCGGACCGCCGAGGCAAGGCCGACGATCACGGCCGAGTGCGCGGCCGGCAGCGAGGTGTACTTGTGGGCGCCGCACTTCGCGGGCACCGCGCGGCTCACCGGTGACTCCGCGGGCGGTCCGACCGGACGGTTCCGGTCCGATCCCGTCTCCAAGATCGCCGCCATGGAGCCGCTCGGTACGGTCCCGGCTTCCGGGAGCGTGCGGATCGAGCTGTCCCCCGACCGGCCGAGCACCGTCCCGGACGGCGCGGTCGGCTGCCTGGACACCGCCCGGCTGCGCGCCGCCACCGAACGGCTCAAGGCCACCGGCGCCACCAAGGTGACCGTGGACGACGACACCATCCGCGCCGAGATCCCGGCCGGCACCCTGGGAACCGCCGTCGTCGCGGCCCCCCGGATCGCCGGCTGGCGCTGCGCGGTGGACGACGACATCGCCGTACCCGCCGGTGAGTACTACGGGCTGATCGCGGTGTCTCTCGACGGCTCCGCGACCAGTGTCACCTGTACGTTCCACCCGCCGGGGCTGCGGTTGGGTGCGGTGGTCGGGGGTATGTCACTCGTGGCCGTGATCGCGCTCGGCACGTACACCGCGGTCCGCCGACGGCGTGCCACGGCACTCACCGGCCCAGAGCGGATTGTATAA
- the argJ gene encoding bifunctional glutamate N-acetyltransferase/amino-acid acetyltransferase ArgJ yields MSVTAAKGFTAAGIAAGIKENGNPDLALVVNNGPRLSAAGVFTSNRVKAAPVLWSEQVLKSGELTAVVLNSGGANACTGPKGFQDTHATAEKVAESLNRAGLDETGGHAAGMIAVCSTGLIGVLLPMDKLLRGVDKAVAQLSPHGGEKAAIAIKTTDTVHKTSVVTKDGWTVGGMAKGAGMLAPGLATMLVVLTTDADLDSATLDRALRAATKVTFDRVDSDGCMSTNDTVLLLASGACEVTPEYAEFAEAVRQVCDDLGQQLIRDAEGAGKDIKVEVVNAASEDDAVEVGRSIARNNLLKCAIHGEDPNWGRVLSAIGTTKAAFEPDRLNVAINGVWVCKNGSVGEDREKVDMRYREVHIVADLAAGSETATIWTNDLTADYVHENSAYSS; encoded by the coding sequence GTGAGCGTCACGGCAGCCAAGGGATTCACGGCGGCCGGCATCGCCGCCGGGATCAAGGAGAACGGCAACCCGGACCTGGCCCTGGTGGTCAACAACGGGCCCCGTCTGTCCGCCGCGGGCGTCTTCACCTCCAACCGTGTGAAGGCCGCGCCGGTCCTGTGGTCCGAGCAGGTCCTGAAGAGCGGCGAGTTGACCGCCGTCGTCCTCAACTCCGGCGGCGCCAACGCCTGTACGGGGCCGAAGGGCTTCCAGGACACGCACGCGACCGCGGAGAAGGTGGCCGAGTCCCTCAACAGGGCGGGGCTCGACGAGACGGGTGGCCACGCCGCCGGCATGATCGCGGTGTGCTCGACCGGTCTCATCGGTGTGCTCCTGCCGATGGACAAGCTGCTGCGGGGCGTCGACAAGGCCGTCGCCCAACTCAGCCCGCACGGCGGTGAGAAGGCCGCCATCGCCATCAAGACCACCGACACCGTCCACAAGACGTCCGTCGTCACGAAGGACGGCTGGACCGTCGGCGGCATGGCCAAGGGCGCGGGCATGCTCGCCCCCGGCCTCGCCACCATGCTGGTCGTCCTCACCACCGACGCCGACCTCGACAGCGCGACCCTGGACCGGGCGCTGCGCGCCGCCACCAAGGTCACCTTCGACCGGGTCGACTCCGACGGCTGCATGTCCACCAACGACACCGTGCTGCTGCTGGCCTCCGGCGCCTGCGAAGTCACCCCGGAGTACGCGGAGTTCGCGGAGGCCGTGCGACAGGTCTGCGACGACCTCGGCCAGCAGCTGATCCGGGACGCCGAGGGCGCCGGCAAGGACATCAAGGTCGAGGTCGTGAACGCGGCGAGCGAGGACGACGCCGTCGAGGTGGGCCGCTCCATCGCCCGCAACAACCTCCTCAAGTGCGCTATCCACGGCGAGGACCCCAACTGGGGCCGCGTGCTCTCCGCGATCGGCACGACGAAGGCCGCCTTCGAGCCCGACCGGCTCAACGTCGCCATCAACGGCGTCTGGGTGTGCAAGAACGGCAGCGTCGGCGAGGACCGGGAGAAGGTCGACATGCGCTACCGCGAGGTGCACATCGTCGCCGACCTGGCCGCGGGCTCCGAGACGGCCACCATCTGGACCAACGACCTCACCGCCGACTACGTCCACGAGAACAGCGCGTACTCCTCATGA